Proteins encoded within one genomic window of Synechococcus sp. PCC 7335:
- a CDS encoding DUF1802 family protein: MLINTALKEWSIAVDAIAQGTQVILLRKGGIKEDQGRFRTQSDQVVLFPTFEHQKPELLKSDYKGFNYQNSVLPVASGWHPEKITLKVWAQITDIFLTTAADQVSALSDFHIWQPQLATERLQWKPKQPLYILALRAYQLSVPVEIVWNSALYGGCRSWVPLDQPIEGSTDHPAIDSDSYNTQIKKIKEIISDRS; the protein is encoded by the coding sequence ATGTTGATCAATACAGCTTTGAAAGAATGGTCAATAGCAGTAGATGCGATCGCTCAGGGCACTCAAGTCATCTTGCTACGAAAAGGTGGTATCAAAGAAGATCAGGGCCGTTTTCGTACCCAGTCCGACCAAGTGGTTCTTTTTCCTACTTTCGAGCATCAAAAGCCGGAACTGCTAAAGTCCGATTACAAAGGCTTCAACTATCAAAACTCAGTCCTGCCAGTTGCTTCTGGCTGGCACCCAGAGAAAATTACACTCAAGGTTTGGGCTCAGATTACTGATATTTTCCTAACCACCGCAGCCGATCAGGTCTCTGCGCTGAGTGACTTTCATATCTGGCAACCTCAGTTAGCAACAGAGCGTTTGCAATGGAAACCTAAGCAGCCCCTATATATCCTAGCGCTGCGGGCCTACCAACTATCGGTGCCTGTAGAGATTGTCTGGAACTCAGCACTGTATGGTGGCTGCCGCTCATGGGTGCCACTAGATCAGCCCATAGAGGGAAGTACAGACCATCCTGCTATTGATTCAGATAGCTATAATACTCAGATTAAAAAGATAAAAGAGATTATCTCTGATCGTTCCTAG
- the aat gene encoding leucyl/phenylalanyl-tRNA--protein transferase — MVYSVPQILQCYAQGYFLMAEADGKTLNWYSSNQRAIIPLDHRFRYPKSLQRVLNQKRFTPAINRSFEAVIDGCADRDTTWISPQLKKIYMQLHRAGYAHSFETWQGDELAGGFLGICLGGVFIGESMFYRIPEGSKAAMVMLVNHLRSRQFTLFDVQILNPHLARFGAFEIDRAVYEATLYNAIQQSCQFD; from the coding sequence ATGGTCTATTCCGTTCCTCAAATTCTGCAATGCTATGCTCAAGGCTATTTTTTGATGGCTGAGGCTGATGGAAAAACGCTCAACTGGTATTCCAGCAATCAGCGAGCTATCATTCCGCTCGATCACCGCTTTCGCTACCCCAAGTCTCTACAGCGGGTTTTGAACCAAAAGCGCTTTACCCCTGCGATTAATCGCAGCTTTGAAGCGGTGATCGATGGCTGTGCTGATCGCGATACTACCTGGATCTCGCCTCAGCTGAAGAAAATATATATGCAGTTGCATAGAGCAGGATATGCTCACAGCTTTGAAACTTGGCAAGGAGACGAGCTAGCAGGGGGGTTCCTCGGCATCTGCCTTGGCGGCGTGTTTATTGGCGAGTCAATGTTTTACCGAATTCCTGAAGGCTCGAAAGCAGCGATGGTGATGCTAGTGAATCATTTGCGATCGCGTCAGTTCACTCTCTTCGATGTCCAGATTCTCAATCCGCATTTGGCTAGATTTGGTGCTTTTGAGATCGACAGAGCCGTCTACGAAGCCACCTTATACAACGCCATTCAACAGTCCTGCCAATTCGACTAG